A part of Terriglobus roseus genomic DNA contains:
- a CDS encoding SDR family NAD(P)-dependent oxidoreductase — MRFKGKVAVLTGAGSGIGKETAKRLVSEGARVVINGRDKAKLEAAANEIDSTGKNVAISAGDIALPATGQAAVDLAVERFGRLDVLVNNAGVFNPKPFLELTEGDYDWYLDTILKGKFFTAQAAAKAMKEHGGAIVQTGSMWAIQAIGATPSAAYSAANAGVHAMVRNLAIELAPHKIRVNAVAPAVVETPVYNTFMSDDQVAKTLPTFNAFHPLGRNGQPKDVAEAILFLASDEASWITGAVLPVDGGVTAGRS; from the coding sequence ATGAGATTTAAAGGCAAGGTGGCTGTTCTGACGGGTGCGGGTTCCGGCATTGGTAAGGAAACTGCGAAGCGGCTGGTGAGCGAAGGCGCGCGGGTTGTGATCAACGGTAGAGACAAAGCGAAGCTTGAGGCAGCGGCGAACGAGATCGACTCGACGGGGAAGAATGTTGCGATCTCAGCAGGAGACATTGCCCTGCCCGCGACGGGACAGGCTGCGGTTGATCTTGCGGTGGAACGCTTTGGTCGATTGGATGTGTTGGTGAACAACGCTGGTGTGTTCAACCCGAAGCCATTTCTTGAATTGACCGAGGGCGATTATGACTGGTACCTGGACACGATTCTGAAAGGGAAATTCTTTACTGCGCAGGCTGCGGCGAAGGCGATGAAGGAGCATGGCGGAGCGATTGTGCAGACTGGATCGATGTGGGCCATTCAGGCAATCGGCGCTACTCCTTCTGCGGCTTATTCCGCTGCGAATGCGGGTGTTCATGCCATGGTGCGTAACCTGGCGATTGAGCTGGCTCCGCACAAGATCAGAGTGAATGCTGTTGCGCCTGCGGTCGTGGAGACGCCTGTGTACAACACATTCATGTCTGACGATCAGGTGGCGAAGACGCTGCCGACGTTCAACGCGTTTCATCCATTGGGGCGCAACGGTCAGCCGAAGGATGTTGCCGAGGCGATTCTGTTTCTGGCTTCAGACGAGGCTTCGTGGATCACCGGTGCGGTGTTGCCTGTGGACGGTGGTGTTACTGCTGGACGCAGCTAA
- a CDS encoding ADOP family duplicated permease produces the protein MSFVHDLKVAARSLSRVPALWITVALTLALGIGANAAIFSVVRAVLLRPLANQDEDRLLYLRQSAPGLNQENATFSVPEIKDIGSNLKSIKELGTFSEVDFTVVGLGTPREIPAGVVDGNYFEVMGLHPVIGRLLTPADDGQNAAGAVVLTYNFWRNSLHSDPSVLGKNVRLEGPTGARSATVVGVLEPSVPYPVATEIIANLVTSPHHLSATMVTGREHRMTEVFARLSPNATLDNARAEIRSVYGAMVSAHPEVYKPEDHYKIDVTRMHEQINSRANTILWILFAASGLLFVIASSNVANLVLARTVRRESELAIRSALGASNTALRRSLLAESLILCGSGAVAAVALAIPMVAVLGRYASRFSVRANDLTLDFSLVWFGVGLALIAAIFLAYIPRLPSADSPQGGLSGRGARVAGGSSRRLRIFAVTQIAASFVLLAGACVLMKTLFVLEQTRPPFASNNVLAVNLPLMSYGKTPLQVDAFYQEVQRRVAALPGVERVSSGFGTPWRDDRGLSISFQFAAEGAKRDNGQDFRAKFRVVSPGFFDTFGVPIQEGRDFKDSDRDRTERVVIISQSLAKLLYPGQDALNRKVQWTDGVIKFVGISPEPRRIIAVVPDFDDENIIPAPAMTIYEPVEQEQGWTGRLFVRSNQDAYSLVPTITKIVHDLSADQPVEKASTLGDVRAEVLTPDRLNAIVFGGFAAVALLISVVGVAGVLAFSVSGRTREFGIRMAMGALPRNILTIVLVEGVVMAGIGVAAGVAIGFAVSRIVASYVTEIHQPGSLAFIASAVAILCAAVIASAVPAVRAARVDAVEALRSE, from the coding sequence ATGTCGTTCGTTCACGATTTGAAAGTAGCCGCACGTTCCCTGTCGCGCGTTCCTGCGCTGTGGATCACAGTCGCCCTTACGTTGGCTTTGGGCATCGGCGCCAATGCCGCCATCTTCAGCGTGGTGCGCGCCGTGCTGCTTCGCCCGCTGGCGAACCAGGACGAAGATCGGCTGCTCTATCTCCGCCAAAGCGCCCCAGGGCTCAACCAGGAAAACGCCACCTTCTCCGTCCCTGAGATCAAGGACATCGGCAGCAACCTCAAATCCATCAAGGAACTCGGCACATTCTCCGAGGTCGACTTCACCGTAGTAGGCCTCGGCACACCTCGCGAAATTCCGGCAGGCGTAGTCGATGGAAACTACTTCGAAGTCATGGGCCTTCACCCCGTCATCGGCCGTCTGCTCACTCCAGCCGACGACGGCCAGAATGCCGCCGGAGCCGTGGTGCTCACCTATAACTTCTGGCGGAACTCACTGCACTCCGATCCCAGCGTGCTCGGCAAAAACGTGCGGCTCGAAGGCCCCACCGGCGCACGCTCCGCTACCGTGGTTGGCGTTCTTGAACCATCCGTTCCTTATCCCGTCGCCACGGAGATCATCGCCAACCTCGTCACCAGCCCGCATCACCTCTCCGCCACCATGGTCACGGGCCGTGAACACCGCATGACCGAGGTCTTCGCGCGACTTTCTCCCAACGCAACTCTGGACAACGCACGCGCCGAAATTCGTAGCGTTTACGGTGCCATGGTCTCCGCGCACCCTGAGGTCTACAAGCCAGAGGACCACTACAAAATCGACGTAACCCGCATGCACGAACAGATCAATTCACGAGCCAACACCATCTTGTGGATTCTCTTCGCCGCATCCGGCCTTCTCTTCGTCATCGCCAGTTCCAACGTCGCCAATCTCGTTCTCGCACGAACCGTCCGCCGCGAATCTGAACTCGCCATACGCTCCGCGCTCGGCGCAAGCAACACCGCACTACGCCGGTCTCTATTAGCGGAAAGCCTCATCCTCTGCGGAAGTGGCGCAGTCGCGGCAGTGGCCTTGGCTATCCCTATGGTCGCCGTCCTCGGTCGTTATGCATCGCGCTTCTCCGTCCGTGCCAACGACCTCACACTCGACTTCAGCCTCGTGTGGTTCGGCGTTGGACTCGCGTTGATCGCCGCCATCTTCCTCGCATACATTCCGCGCCTCCCCTCAGCAGACTCACCACAGGGCGGCCTCTCCGGTCGTGGAGCGCGCGTAGCCGGCGGCAGCAGTCGTCGCCTCCGCATCTTCGCCGTCACGCAGATCGCAGCATCCTTCGTGTTGCTCGCCGGAGCATGCGTGCTCATGAAGACGCTGTTCGTGCTCGAGCAAACACGCCCGCCATTTGCCTCCAACAACGTCCTTGCCGTGAATCTTCCCCTCATGTCCTACGGCAAGACACCGCTGCAGGTCGACGCCTTCTATCAGGAAGTGCAACGTCGCGTCGCCGCACTGCCCGGAGTCGAGCGCGTCTCCTCGGGCTTTGGCACTCCCTGGCGCGATGACCGCGGCCTAAGTATCAGCTTTCAATTCGCCGCGGAAGGCGCCAAGCGTGACAACGGCCAGGACTTCCGCGCGAAGTTTCGTGTCGTATCGCCAGGCTTCTTCGATACCTTCGGCGTGCCCATTCAAGAAGGACGCGACTTTAAAGACAGCGACCGCGATCGCACCGAACGCGTCGTCATCATCAGCCAGAGCCTCGCCAAACTGCTCTACCCCGGCCAGGACGCGCTCAACCGCAAAGTGCAGTGGACTGACGGCGTCATCAAGTTCGTAGGCATCAGCCCTGAGCCAAGACGCATCATCGCCGTAGTCCCTGACTTCGACGACGAAAACATCATCCCCGCGCCAGCCATGACCATCTACGAGCCCGTCGAACAGGAACAGGGATGGACCGGCCGGCTCTTCGTTCGCTCCAACCAGGACGCGTATTCACTCGTCCCCACCATCACCAAAATCGTGCATGACCTCTCCGCAGACCAGCCCGTTGAAAAGGCCAGCACACTCGGCGACGTCCGCGCCGAGGTACTCACCCCGGACCGCCTCAACGCAATCGTCTTCGGCGGATTCGCCGCCGTTGCTCTCTTAATCTCTGTGGTGGGCGTGGCAGGCGTCCTCGCGTTCTCCGTCAGCGGCCGCACACGCGAATTCGGAATCCGCATGGCCATGGGCGCTCTCCCGCGCAACATCCTCACCATCGTCTTGGTCGAAGGTGTGGTGATGGCCGGCATCGGAGTCGCCGCAGGCGTAGCGATAGGCTTCGCAGTCTCCCGCATCGTCGCCAGCTACGTCACAGAGATTCATCAACCCGGCTCACTCGCATTCATCGCCTCCGCCGTAGCCATCCTGTGCGCAGCCGTCATCGCCTCCGCAGTTCCCGCAGTACGAGCCGCAAGGGTCGACGCAGTAGAAGCGCTACGCTCCGAATAA
- a CDS encoding nuclear transport factor 2 family protein, whose amino-acid sequence MSSREQMIAVVEEYLNCFSTKDTSKIAFADDVTFEGPRMPKLQGRQMVLGFLSSILPMVKGIELKQHIVEGDYVATLFDMETIAGVDHVFDLIHIPDGKIKGIQAFYYPRETPDAQA is encoded by the coding sequence ATGTCGTCACGCGAGCAGATGATTGCGGTGGTTGAGGAGTATTTGAATTGCTTCTCAACGAAGGACACTTCAAAGATTGCCTTTGCAGATGACGTAACGTTTGAAGGCCCGCGCATGCCTAAGCTTCAAGGTCGACAGATGGTGTTAGGGTTTCTGTCGAGCATTCTGCCGATGGTCAAGGGCATTGAGTTGAAGCAGCACATCGTAGAGGGTGATTACGTTGCAACGCTGTTCGACATGGAGACGATAGCCGGCGTGGATCACGTCTTTGATCTCATCCACATTCCAGACGGAAAGATCAAAGGCATACAGGCTTTTTACTATCCTCGTGAAACTCCGGACGCACAGGCATAA
- a CDS encoding Gfo/Idh/MocA family protein has translation MSHIAPSGATAIAVIGAGAFGRNHLRVYRALEQAGAGIRLAACADPSESARAAVATEYGIPVFASVDDLLAAGLGIAAASVCTPTVHHASAAIALLEAGIDVLIEKPIASSLAEADSILAAAREHGCIVQVGHLERFNPAVTAATSLVHQPMFFESHRLSIFTPRSLDVDVVLDLMIHDLDIVLTLADSPVREVRAVGLPVLSKKTDIANVRVEFESGAVANFTASRISTERVRKLRFFQPHQYLSLDFARQDLLMIDVTAAASLTATQMQALFAASTGRDESHTAEEVEAHLASLRTTQQAADSPIPTEEHPSAGLSLRKIPTEPGEPLRLEIEDFLNAIRTRQEPRVTGHNGRNALALALEINAAIADHQQRAGLV, from the coding sequence ATGAGCCACATCGCTCCATCCGGCGCCACGGCCATCGCCGTTATCGGCGCCGGAGCCTTCGGGCGCAACCATCTCCGCGTCTATCGCGCGCTGGAACAGGCCGGTGCGGGCATCCGTCTCGCCGCCTGCGCAGACCCCAGCGAATCCGCCCGCGCCGCTGTCGCCACGGAATACGGCATCCCCGTCTTCGCCTCAGTCGACGATCTGCTCGCCGCCGGCCTCGGCATCGCCGCCGCCAGCGTCTGTACGCCCACCGTCCACCACGCCTCCGCAGCCATCGCGCTGCTTGAGGCCGGCATCGACGTCCTGATCGAAAAACCCATCGCCTCATCGCTCGCCGAGGCGGACAGCATCCTCGCCGCCGCCCGCGAACACGGCTGCATCGTGCAGGTAGGCCACCTCGAACGATTCAACCCGGCGGTCACAGCGGCCACCTCGCTCGTCCACCAGCCCATGTTTTTCGAGTCGCACCGGCTCAGCATCTTCACGCCGCGCTCGCTCGACGTGGATGTCGTGCTCGACCTCATGATCCACGACCTCGACATCGTGCTCACCCTCGCCGACTCCCCCGTCCGCGAAGTCCGCGCCGTCGGCCTGCCTGTCCTGTCGAAGAAGACCGACATCGCCAACGTCCGTGTCGAGTTCGAAAGCGGAGCCGTCGCCAACTTCACCGCCTCGCGCATCTCCACCGAGCGCGTCCGCAAGCTGCGTTTCTTCCAGCCGCACCAATACCTTTCGCTCGACTTCGCGCGGCAGGACCTGCTCATGATCGACGTCACAGCAGCCGCCTCCCTCACCGCCACGCAAATGCAGGCACTCTTCGCCGCATCCACCGGCCGCGACGAATCGCACACCGCAGAAGAAGTCGAAGCGCACCTCGCCTCCCTGCGAACCACGCAACAGGCAGCAGACTCACCCATCCCCACCGAGGAACATCCCTCCGCAGGCCTGTCCCTTCGCAAAATACCCACGGAACCCGGCGAACCCCTGCGCCTCGAAATCGAAGACTTCCTCAACGCCATCCGCACCCGGCAGGAACCCCGCGTCACCGGCCACAACGGCCGCAACGCCCTCGCCCTCGCGCTGGAAATCAACGCCGCCATCGCCGACCACCAGCAACGCGCCGGACTGGTTTAG
- a CDS encoding TetR/AcrR family transcriptional regulator gives MVKQRKGGPRREESLSRENIIQASIELLDSDGEEGLTFRALAERLATGPGALYWHIANKSDLLIAACDSLVARTMSQIPVTTPNETIRAVALALFDLIDAHPWLGSALTSSPGALPVVRVLEPIGQQIQALGVPDDQQWNATGTLMAFILGVSRQNAANRQLARAKNLDRAHFLDVVATAWSQLDPKEHPFVSTVVGRIRNHDDRADFLAGIDVILAGIASLQSNSRPPLKRQRS, from the coding sequence ATGGTGAAGCAGCGAAAGGGCGGTCCAAGGCGTGAAGAATCCCTTTCACGCGAAAACATCATCCAGGCATCCATTGAGCTGCTGGATAGCGATGGTGAAGAAGGGCTGACATTCCGAGCGCTTGCTGAACGGCTGGCGACTGGTCCCGGTGCTCTCTATTGGCATATCGCCAACAAAAGCGATCTGCTCATTGCAGCCTGCGACAGCTTGGTCGCCCGAACAATGAGCCAGATTCCGGTTACCACCCCGAACGAAACGATTCGTGCCGTAGCGCTCGCCCTGTTTGACCTGATCGACGCGCACCCCTGGCTAGGCTCAGCCCTCACAAGCTCTCCGGGAGCGCTCCCTGTCGTGCGTGTTCTTGAGCCCATCGGCCAGCAGATTCAAGCGCTCGGAGTGCCTGACGATCAGCAATGGAATGCCACGGGAACATTGATGGCCTTCATCCTGGGCGTCAGCAGGCAGAACGCCGCCAACCGGCAACTCGCAAGAGCGAAAAATCTTGATCGCGCCCACTTCCTCGACGTGGTGGCCACCGCATGGTCACAGCTCGACCCGAAGGAACATCCGTTCGTGAGCACCGTCGTCGGACGGATACGAAACCACGATGATCGCGCAGACTTTCTCGCCGGAATCGATGTAATCCTCGCGGGCATTGCATCACTGCAATCCAATTCACGTCCTCCACTCAAACGTCAGCGTTCGTGA
- a CDS encoding DUF2164 domain-containing protein, whose translation MSIELNRQQRTDAIASIKRYFEENLPEPIGDLPAGMLLDYLLEEIGPLVYNQAISDAQSRLTSVVADLTGDLYEKPLAYWPTLDSKRKRR comes from the coding sequence ATGTCCATCGAACTCAATCGCCAGCAGCGCACCGACGCCATCGCATCCATCAAACGCTACTTCGAAGAGAACCTCCCCGAGCCCATCGGCGACCTCCCCGCAGGCATGCTTCTCGACTACCTCCTCGAAGAGATCGGCCCGCTCGTCTACAACCAGGCCATCAGCGACGCGCAGTCTCGCCTCACCTCTGTAGTCGCTGACCTCACCGGCGACCTCTACGAAAAGCCGCTCGCCTACTGGCCAACCCTCGACAGCAAACGCAAACGCCGCTGA
- a CDS encoding septal ring lytic transglycosylase RlpA family protein, producing MIHSTEIGSDNTLQIHPAKFTRGFVSLSRTLLRSRAVVRLARKRHSLALGLALATGAAVSAAYATVTVVTHQVDSHTRVEPLAPAPAPPAAPPVELTKKRHPILNFRATAFRGLASWYGEVWNGRTTASGETFDETKLTAAHKTLPLGTIVRVTDMENMKSVVVKINDRGTLAPDRVIDLSSAAAKELGIIEQGLAKVKLEIIKKAS from the coding sequence TTGATCCACTCAACCGAAATCGGTTCGGACAACACTCTCCAGATCCACCCCGCGAAATTTACCCGCGGATTTGTATCACTTTCTCGCACCCTGTTACGCAGCCGCGCCGTTGTGCGGTTGGCCCGCAAGCGTCACTCGCTTGCCCTGGGACTGGCATTGGCCACCGGTGCTGCTGTTTCTGCCGCTTACGCCACGGTTACCGTGGTGACGCATCAGGTGGATTCACACACACGTGTTGAGCCTCTGGCACCCGCACCTGCGCCTCCCGCCGCTCCGCCGGTGGAACTGACGAAGAAGCGTCATCCGATTCTGAATTTCCGCGCGACTGCTTTCCGCGGACTGGCCTCCTGGTATGGAGAGGTCTGGAATGGACGCACTACCGCCAGTGGCGAAACCTTTGATGAAACCAAGCTGACCGCCGCACACAAGACTTTGCCGCTGGGCACAATTGTCCGCGTGACGGACATGGAGAACATGAAGTCAGTGGTGGTGAAGATTAATGATCGTGGAACACTGGCTCCTGATCGCGTGATTGACCTGTCGTCTGCCGCAGCCAAAGAGCTTGGCATTATTGAGCAGGGATTGGCGAAGGTGAAGCTGGAGATTATTAAGAAGGCTTCCTAA
- a CDS encoding TetR/AcrR family transcriptional regulator codes for MSDMRDELLDAAERQIRSSGYDAFSFREIAKEVGIKSSSVHYYFPTKADLGVEVARRYTDRFFESLPDSPQDRTKALADAFSQAIRRDDKACLCGVLGSVHGSLPSPVGAEAKRFFELAIAYLLNKQRSTTTKRAEREWAFQVVALLEGGMILALALDDKNAFTALTRTLPSRP; via the coding sequence ATGAGTGACATGCGCGACGAATTGCTGGATGCGGCCGAACGTCAAATCCGATCAAGCGGCTACGACGCCTTCAGCTTTCGCGAGATTGCCAAAGAAGTAGGCATCAAGAGCTCAAGCGTCCACTACTATTTCCCAACCAAAGCCGATCTCGGCGTCGAGGTCGCGCGTCGATATACAGACCGCTTCTTTGAGTCATTGCCTGACTCTCCTCAGGACCGCACCAAGGCACTCGCAGACGCCTTTTCACAAGCCATCCGTCGCGATGACAAAGCCTGCCTCTGCGGCGTATTAGGCAGCGTTCACGGCTCGCTGCCATCGCCTGTAGGAGCCGAGGCAAAAAGATTCTTCGAACTCGCGATTGCTTACTTGCTGAACAAACAGCGTTCCACAACTACCAAGCGAGCAGAACGCGAATGGGCATTTCAAGTCGTAGCCCTGCTTGAAGGAGGCATGATCCTCGCCCTCGCCCTCGACGATAAAAACGCCTTCACCGCGCTAACACGCACACTGCCTTCAAGACCATAG
- a CDS encoding DUF5060 domain-containing protein, whose translation MRNLTRRDALKFSGAAAALLPATLTAQQPKARQQHTPIPQWEIFELTLQGPATGNPFMEVDLSADFRLGYRSVHVPGFYDGEGNYKVRFMPDTVGEWTYTTASNNASLTGKTGSFTVTKPFPNAHGPIVVHNAQHFSYADGTPYFPFGTTSYAWIHQSEALQQQTLATLMSAPFNKIRMCIFPKHYEYNHNEPPFYPFPRNGTTNDYTRFDPHFFAHLEQRILDLQKLNIEADLILFHPYDRWGYQSMSPETDAFYLRYVVARLGAYRNVWWSMANEWDFMKQKTLADFDRLFHVLEAADAHHHLRSIHHGTIMYDYGHPWITHASLQTDEFDKAPQWLAAYKKPVIFDECKYEGNLNRRWGNISAAEMTRRFWLGVINGCYVTHGETYLPETEEAFNEDTTPTLWWSHGGTLHGESSAAIAQLRKLVEESAPIPNARMGFFAQDKPYYLNATVYGGADGKQAQTILYFMDEHQPIWYEFPLPEGTFTAELIDPLTTTATPVPGTHTGKTKIRMKVKSRQALRFRRV comes from the coding sequence GTGCGAAACCTCACTCGTCGCGATGCCTTGAAATTCAGCGGAGCCGCCGCTGCCCTGTTGCCCGCCACCCTCACCGCGCAACAACCAAAAGCGCGCCAGCAACACACGCCCATCCCGCAGTGGGAGATCTTCGAACTCACGCTGCAAGGCCCCGCCACCGGCAACCCATTCATGGAAGTCGATCTCTCTGCAGACTTCCGCCTCGGCTACCGCAGCGTTCATGTCCCGGGCTTTTACGACGGCGAAGGCAACTACAAAGTCCGCTTCATGCCTGACACCGTGGGCGAATGGACTTACACCACCGCCAGCAACAACGCATCGCTCACAGGCAAGACCGGCAGCTTCACCGTGACGAAGCCATTCCCAAACGCACACGGCCCCATCGTCGTTCACAACGCGCAGCACTTCTCATACGCCGACGGCACACCTTATTTCCCCTTCGGCACAACAAGCTACGCATGGATTCATCAAAGCGAGGCCCTGCAACAGCAAACGTTAGCCACGCTAATGTCCGCACCCTTCAACAAAATCCGTATGTGCATCTTCCCAAAGCACTACGAGTACAACCACAACGAACCGCCGTTCTACCCCTTCCCGCGCAACGGCACCACCAACGACTACACACGCTTCGATCCCCACTTCTTCGCGCATCTCGAACAGCGCATCCTCGATCTGCAAAAGCTCAACATCGAAGCCGACCTCATTCTGTTTCATCCCTACGACCGCTGGGGCTATCAATCCATGTCGCCAGAGACTGACGCGTTCTATCTGCGTTACGTCGTCGCGCGCCTCGGTGCCTATCGCAACGTGTGGTGGTCCATGGCCAACGAGTGGGACTTCATGAAACAAAAGACCCTTGCCGACTTCGATCGTCTCTTCCACGTTCTCGAAGCAGCCGACGCACACCATCACCTGCGCAGCATTCACCACGGCACCATCATGTACGACTACGGCCACCCATGGATCACACACGCCAGCCTGCAAACCGACGAGTTCGATAAAGCCCCGCAGTGGCTCGCCGCATACAAGAAGCCAGTCATCTTCGACGAATGTAAGTACGAAGGGAATCTCAACAGACGTTGGGGCAACATCAGCGCCGCAGAAATGACGCGCCGCTTCTGGCTCGGCGTCATCAACGGCTGCTACGTCACGCACGGCGAAACCTACCTGCCCGAAACAGAAGAAGCCTTCAACGAAGACACCACACCCACACTCTGGTGGTCACACGGCGGCACGCTGCACGGCGAAAGCTCCGCAGCCATCGCGCAGTTACGCAAACTCGTCGAAGAGTCCGCACCCATACCCAACGCGCGCATGGGCTTCTTCGCACAAGACAAGCCTTACTATCTCAACGCAACGGTCTACGGCGGCGCAGACGGCAAACAGGCGCAAACCATCCTCTACTTCATGGATGAACATCAACCCATCTGGTACGAGTTTCCATTACCGGAAGGAACCTTCACCGCAGAACTCATTGACCCACTCACCACGACCGCAACACCTGTACCCGGCACACACACAGGCAAAACAAAAATCCGCATGAAGGTAAAGTCCCGCCAGGCACTCCGCTTCCGTCGCGTGTAA
- a CDS encoding FAD-dependent oxidoreductase: MSGLDGKKIAIVGGGPGGLTLARLLQQGGAQVLVYERDQSRSARVQGSALDLHENSGLAALEAAGLMDAFWANHRPDLDRLRLTDAAGTVLHDHPRQMSGAGKRPEIERGPLRDLLLDSLQPGTVQWDCKLEAAEMQGEQVLLRFAGGRTAVADIAIGCDGANSRLRELVTPIRPEYVGVSLVECLVRAGAQTIPELWELLGGSALIALGGERTIGMGTKPDGSVLVYVGLKTQDTAARESLEEASTPAQRVAWFHANFEGWSTLWEPLFREAVSMVWRPLLVCPADQHWDAKPNVTLIGDAAHVMPPYAGEGVNMAMLDALVLSRLLLHEASSAEAIAKYEAEMFARMQHMTADTMTNTEMFYAPDAADRVVALFRRFGDAEMTRFKQTTKNC; encoded by the coding sequence ATGAGTGGACTGGATGGAAAGAAGATTGCGATTGTTGGTGGTGGACCGGGTGGGCTGACGCTGGCCCGATTACTACAGCAGGGTGGCGCACAGGTGCTGGTGTATGAGCGTGACCAGAGCCGCAGTGCGCGTGTGCAGGGTAGCGCACTGGACCTGCATGAGAACTCCGGGTTGGCGGCGCTTGAAGCTGCCGGTTTGATGGATGCGTTCTGGGCGAACCATCGGCCTGACCTTGATCGACTTCGCCTTACCGATGCTGCGGGAACGGTTCTGCATGACCATCCTCGCCAGATGTCGGGTGCCGGGAAGCGTCCGGAGATTGAGCGTGGTCCGTTGCGCGATCTTCTGCTCGACTCACTTCAACCTGGCACCGTGCAATGGGATTGCAAGCTGGAAGCTGCAGAGATGCAGGGCGAACAGGTGCTGCTGCGTTTTGCGGGTGGGAGGACAGCCGTTGCCGATATCGCGATTGGCTGCGACGGTGCGAACTCTCGTTTACGTGAATTAGTGACTCCGATCCGGCCAGAGTATGTGGGCGTGTCGCTGGTGGAGTGCCTTGTGCGTGCGGGGGCGCAGACGATACCGGAGCTATGGGAGCTTCTTGGTGGATCCGCGTTGATCGCCCTGGGTGGCGAAAGGACGATTGGCATGGGAACCAAGCCCGATGGCAGTGTGCTGGTTTATGTGGGGCTGAAGACACAGGACACTGCTGCGAGGGAGAGCCTTGAAGAAGCGAGCACCCCGGCGCAACGCGTGGCATGGTTCCACGCGAACTTTGAGGGATGGAGTACGTTGTGGGAACCGCTCTTTCGGGAGGCTGTGTCGATGGTGTGGCGTCCGCTGCTGGTTTGCCCGGCTGATCAACATTGGGATGCAAAACCCAATGTCACGCTGATTGGTGACGCAGCCCACGTGATGCCACCGTATGCAGGGGAAGGCGTGAACATGGCGATGCTTGATGCGCTGGTGCTGTCCAGACTTCTGCTTCATGAAGCGTCATCTGCTGAGGCGATTGCAAAGTATGAGGCGGAGATGTTCGCCCGGATGCAGCACATGACGGCAGACACGATGACGAATACAGAGATGTTCTATGCGCCGGATGCTGCTGATCGTGTGGTGGCGTTGTTTCGTAGGTTTGGTGATGCTGAAATGACACGGTTTAAACAGACGACTAAAAACTGCTAA
- a CDS encoding TIGR03435 family protein, whose protein sequence is MCLRLMRALLFVVFLVVPVAGFSLRAQEPVAAAQTRALPVWDVVSIKPHKPGDDDVSERFSPAIYSGRNVTFKMLISQAYGVKEWLIFGVPSWVGSQRWDIEAKVSEPDMKVMRKLSRDDRRAMLITLLRDHVGLVAHKESKVQPVFEMTALPEGVKFKAVPAPSSAESGEKPSQGSQMTVDDGLISGRGVTMTTLADTLSYRVERNIVDRTGLKSEYGYIIDLHWTPEERDKGNDNGSGTDAPPPFFEAVREQLGLKMVPGKAEVPTVVVEHIQQPDAN, encoded by the coding sequence ATGTGCCTACGATTGATGCGCGCGCTTTTGTTTGTTGTGTTCCTTGTTGTCCCTGTAGCTGGCTTTTCGTTGCGTGCGCAGGAACCCGTGGCAGCCGCACAGACGCGGGCGCTGCCGGTGTGGGACGTTGTGAGTATCAAGCCGCACAAGCCGGGCGATGATGACGTGAGCGAGCGCTTCTCGCCCGCGATCTACTCGGGGCGCAATGTGACCTTCAAGATGTTGATCAGCCAGGCGTACGGCGTGAAGGAGTGGCTGATCTTTGGGGTGCCTTCGTGGGTTGGTTCGCAGCGCTGGGATATTGAAGCGAAGGTAAGCGAGCCGGATATGAAGGTGATGCGCAAGTTGAGCCGCGACGATCGGCGAGCCATGCTGATTACCCTGCTGCGCGATCATGTGGGACTGGTGGCGCATAAGGAATCGAAGGTGCAGCCGGTGTTTGAGATGACGGCTCTGCCGGAGGGTGTGAAATTTAAGGCTGTGCCTGCACCTTCGAGTGCTGAGAGCGGTGAGAAGCCTTCGCAGGGAAGCCAGATGACGGTGGACGATGGTTTGATCAGCGGCAGAGGCGTGACCATGACGACGCTGGCCGACACGTTGTCGTATCGGGTGGAGCGCAACATTGTGGACCGTACCGGACTGAAGTCGGAATACGGCTACATCATTGATCTGCACTGGACACCCGAGGAACGCGACAAGGGCAATGACAACGGCAGTGGGACCGATGCTCCTCCACCATTTTTTGAGGCTGTGCGCGAGCAGCTTGGATTGAAGATGGTGCCGGGTAAGGCTGAGGTACCGACGGTTGTGGTGGAGCACATTCAGCAGCCGGATGCGAACTGA